One region of Aeromicrobium sp. Sec7.5 genomic DNA includes:
- the gap gene encoding type I glyceraldehyde-3-phosphate dehydrogenase produces the protein MTVRVGINGFGRIGRNFFRAVRAAGGDIEIVAVNDLTDNKTLATLLKYDSILGRLDADVSYDDTSITVGDQKIAAFAERDPAKLDWASVGVDIVVESTGFFTDATKAKAHVDGGAKKVIISAPAKNEDITIVMGVNHELYDTTQHTVISNASCTTNCLAPLAKALNDALGIERGLMTTIHAYTQDQNLQDAPHSDLRRARAAVINIVPTSTGAAKAVSLVLPELAGKLDGYALRVPVPTGSATDLTFTASRETTVEEVNQIIKDASEGAMKGFLVYTDDPIVSSDIVTDPASSIFDSGLTKVIGDQVKVVSWYDNEWGYSNRLVDLVKHVGASL, from the coding sequence GTGACCGTTCGCGTTGGCATCAATGGCTTTGGCCGCATCGGCCGCAACTTCTTCCGCGCGGTTCGTGCCGCCGGCGGCGACATCGAGATCGTCGCCGTCAACGACCTCACCGACAACAAGACGCTGGCGACGCTCCTGAAGTACGACTCGATCCTCGGTCGCCTCGACGCCGACGTCTCGTACGACGACACCTCCATCACGGTCGGCGACCAGAAGATCGCCGCGTTCGCCGAGCGCGACCCCGCGAAGCTCGACTGGGCCAGCGTCGGCGTCGACATCGTCGTGGAGTCGACCGGCTTCTTCACCGACGCGACCAAGGCCAAGGCCCACGTCGACGGCGGTGCGAAGAAGGTCATCATCTCGGCGCCGGCCAAGAACGAGGACATCACGATCGTGATGGGCGTCAACCACGAGCTGTACGACACCACCCAGCACACCGTGATCTCCAACGCCTCGTGCACCACGAACTGCCTCGCGCCGCTCGCGAAGGCGCTCAACGACGCCCTCGGCATCGAGCGCGGCCTCATGACCACGATCCACGCGTACACGCAGGACCAGAACCTGCAGGACGCCCCGCACAGCGACCTGCGTCGTGCCCGTGCGGCCGTGATCAACATCGTCCCGACCTCCACGGGCGCCGCGAAGGCCGTCAGCCTCGTGCTGCCCGAGCTGGCCGGCAAGCTCGACGGCTACGCGCTGCGCGTCCCGGTTCCCACGGGCTCGGCGACCGACCTCACCTTCACGGCCAGCCGCGAGACCACGGTCGAGGAGGTCAACCAGATCATCAAGGACGCCTCCGAGGGCGCCATGAAGGGCTTCCTGGTCTACACCGACGACCCGATCGTCTCCAGTGACATCGTCACCGATCCCGCGTCGAGCATCTTCGACTCGGGCCTGACCAAGGTCATCGGCGACCAGGTCAAGGTCGTCTCCTGGTACGACAACGAGTGGGGCTACTCCAACCGCCTGGTCGACCTGGTCAAGCACGTCGGCGCCTCTCTCTGA
- a CDS encoding gluconeogenesis factor YvcK family protein, with amino-acid sequence MTAPLRVAALGGGHGLAASLTALRRLTPDLTGIVTVADNGGSSGRLREEFNILPPGDLRMALAALSGDDEHGRRWASVLQHRFAGTGPLAGHAIGNLLIAAIWERLGDTVAGLDLVGELLGSKGRVLPMAAVPLDIEADVHLVSAPDGLTVVRGQAEVASVDGQVVSVRLDPREPPACPEAVAAVHDADWVVVGPGSWFTSVMPTLLVPDLRDALVTTSARRALVLNLRGDRETAGLSATDHLDVLAAHAPELGVDVVLADASVADDAGHLEAMARKLGARLVVHDVARSPGSDQHDPARLAEAFGRFLTRA; translated from the coding sequence GTGACCGCCCCCCTGCGCGTGGCGGCGCTCGGAGGAGGGCACGGCCTCGCCGCCAGCCTCACCGCGCTGCGTCGCCTCACCCCCGACCTCACCGGCATCGTCACGGTGGCCGACAACGGTGGGTCCTCCGGCCGCCTGCGCGAGGAGTTCAACATCCTGCCGCCCGGCGACCTCCGGATGGCGCTCGCCGCCCTGAGCGGCGACGACGAGCACGGACGGCGCTGGGCCAGCGTGCTCCAGCACCGCTTCGCCGGCACGGGCCCGCTCGCCGGACACGCCATCGGCAACCTGCTGATCGCCGCCATCTGGGAGCGGCTGGGCGACACCGTCGCGGGCCTCGACCTCGTCGGCGAGCTGCTGGGGTCCAAGGGGCGCGTGCTGCCGATGGCCGCGGTGCCGCTCGACATCGAGGCCGACGTCCACCTCGTCTCGGCCCCCGACGGCCTGACCGTGGTCCGCGGGCAGGCCGAGGTGGCCTCGGTCGACGGTCAGGTCGTCAGCGTGCGGCTCGATCCGCGTGAGCCTCCCGCCTGCCCGGAGGCGGTCGCCGCGGTCCACGACGCCGACTGGGTCGTCGTCGGTCCGGGGTCGTGGTTCACCAGCGTCATGCCCACGCTGCTCGTGCCGGACCTGCGCGACGCCCTCGTCACCACGAGCGCCCGCCGCGCGCTGGTGCTCAACCTCCGGGGCGATCGCGAGACGGCCGGCCTGAGCGCCACCGACCACCTCGACGTGCTGGCCGCCCACGCGCCCGAGCTGGGCGTCGACGTCGTCCTGGCCGACGCGAGCGTCGCCGACGACGCGGGCCATCTCGAGGCGATGGCCCGCAAGCTCGGGGCCCGGCTGGTGGTCCACGACGTCGCGCGATCGCCGGGCAGCGACCAGCACGATCCCGCGAGGTTGGCGGAAGCCTTCGGGCGGTTTCTCACCCGGGCATAG
- the whiA gene encoding DNA-binding protein WhiA: MALTSQVKSELVATNVTKACCRKSEVASILRFAGGLHLVAGKVVIEAELDSGAAARRLRKDIGDIYGHASEIVVMQPNGLRKSTSYVVRVSQGGEALAQQTGIIDGAGRPIRGLPPAVVGGSSCDAVSAWRGAFLAHGSLTEPGRSSALEISCPGHEAALALVGAARRLGISAKSKEVRGFDRVVIRDGEAIGALLTRLGAHETLLAWEERRLRREVRATANRLANFDDANLRRSARAAVAAGARAQRALEILGDDVPDHLKLAGVLRVEHRQASLEELGQLHEPPLTKDAIAGRIRRLLAMADKIASEQGIPDTEATLEDLPES, from the coding sequence ATGGCGTTGACGTCCCAGGTGAAGTCCGAGCTCGTGGCCACCAACGTGACGAAGGCGTGCTGTCGCAAGTCCGAGGTCGCGTCGATCCTGCGGTTCGCCGGAGGACTGCACCTCGTGGCCGGCAAGGTCGTGATCGAGGCCGAGCTCGACAGCGGTGCGGCGGCCCGCCGGCTCCGCAAGGACATCGGCGACATCTACGGACACGCCAGCGAGATCGTCGTGATGCAGCCCAACGGCCTGCGCAAGAGCACGTCCTACGTCGTGCGCGTGAGCCAGGGCGGCGAGGCGCTCGCCCAGCAGACGGGCATCATCGACGGCGCCGGACGGCCCATCCGCGGCCTGCCGCCGGCGGTCGTCGGGGGCAGCTCGTGCGATGCGGTCTCCGCCTGGCGCGGCGCGTTCCTCGCCCACGGGTCCTTGACCGAGCCGGGTCGCTCGTCGGCGCTGGAGATCAGCTGTCCCGGTCACGAGGCCGCCCTCGCGCTGGTCGGGGCCGCGCGTCGACTCGGCATCTCGGCCAAGTCCAAGGAGGTCCGCGGCTTCGACCGCGTGGTCATCCGCGACGGCGAGGCCATCGGTGCGCTCCTGACCCGCCTGGGCGCCCACGAGACCCTCCTGGCCTGGGAGGAGCGCCGCCTGCGCCGCGAGGTCCGGGCCACCGCCAACCGCCTCGCCAACTTCGACGACGCGAACCTGCGGCGCTCGGCGCGTGCCGCGGTCGCGGCCGGCGCCCGCGCGCAGCGCGCCCTGGAGATCCTCGGCGACGACGTCCCCGACCACCTGAAGCTCGCCGGCGTGCTGCGGGTCGAGCACCGCCAGGCCAGCCTCGAGGAGCTCGGTCAGCTGCACGAGCCGCCGCTCACGAAGGACGCCATCGCGGGTCGGATCCGTCGCCTCCTGGCCATGGCCGACAAGATCGCGTCCGAGCAGGGCATCCCCGACACGGAGGCGACCCTGGAGGACCTCCCCGAGTCGTGA
- a CDS encoding MBL fold metallo-hydrolase, whose protein sequence is MTYTGEVEVGGPADVQDAGDLEITKLAVGPMANNVYVLRCTLTDERLVIDAADEADRILDVLDGAPVKRIVTTHRHPDHWGALEALRAVTGAETIAGERDAEGIDVVTDVLVATGARVRVGSCELEVVEIVGHTPGSIALAYDDPDGVVHLFTGDSLFPGGVGKTWSEDDFATLVDEVEAKLFGRFPDDTHFYPGHGNDSTLGAERPSLPEWRSRGW, encoded by the coding sequence ATGACCTACACCGGAGAAGTCGAGGTCGGCGGGCCGGCCGACGTGCAGGATGCGGGCGACCTGGAGATCACGAAGCTCGCGGTCGGGCCGATGGCCAACAACGTCTACGTGCTGCGTTGCACGCTGACCGACGAGCGCCTCGTGATCGACGCCGCTGACGAGGCCGACCGCATCCTCGACGTGCTCGACGGTGCGCCCGTCAAGCGGATCGTGACGACGCACCGGCACCCCGATCACTGGGGCGCGCTGGAGGCGCTGCGCGCCGTCACCGGCGCCGAGACGATCGCCGGGGAGCGCGACGCCGAGGGCATCGACGTCGTGACGGACGTCCTGGTCGCGACCGGCGCCCGGGTCAGGGTCGGCTCCTGCGAGCTCGAGGTCGTCGAGATCGTCGGCCACACACCGGGATCGATCGCGCTCGCGTACGACGACCCCGACGGCGTCGTCCACCTGTTCACGGGCGACTCGCTGTTCCCCGGCGGCGTCGGCAAGACCTGGTCCGAGGACGACTTCGCGACCCTCGTGGACGAGGTCGAGGCCAAGCTCTTCGGCCGATTCCCCGACGACACCCACTTCTACCCCGGCCACGGCAACGACTCGACCCTCGGCGCGGAGCGCCCTAGCCTC
- the rapZ gene encoding RNase adapter RapZ yields the protein MTQLNEIVLVTGMTGAGRGTAAKALEKLGYYVIDNLPPVLLESTLDTMEQAPDIDLLAVVVDARSRSFFDALEGALVRLRQRGVPTRVLYLEAADEVLVRRQEAARRPHPLSLEGRLMDGFTKERELLRGVRAGADLVVDTTSLNVHQLGQRLRAAFGEPGSRGLRASVMSFGFKYGIPIDADMVADMRFLPNPYWDPELRPMSGLDAPVRDYVRSQPRAEEFLDQYEDLISLLTDGFLHEDKHFLTLAIGCTGGRHRSVAMSEAFAERLRAHGVSTLVVHRDLGRE from the coding sequence ATGACACAGCTGAACGAGATCGTTCTCGTCACGGGCATGACCGGCGCGGGCCGCGGCACGGCCGCCAAGGCGCTCGAGAAGCTGGGCTACTACGTCATCGACAACCTGCCGCCGGTCCTGCTCGAGTCCACGCTCGACACCATGGAGCAGGCCCCCGACATCGACCTGCTGGCGGTCGTCGTCGACGCCCGGTCCCGGTCGTTCTTCGACGCCCTCGAGGGCGCCCTCGTGCGCCTGCGGCAGCGTGGCGTCCCGACCCGGGTGCTCTACCTCGAGGCGGCCGACGAGGTGCTCGTCCGACGTCAGGAGGCGGCGCGCCGGCCCCACCCGCTGAGTCTCGAGGGTCGCCTGATGGACGGTTTCACGAAGGAGCGCGAGCTGCTGCGTGGCGTCCGGGCCGGAGCCGATCTCGTGGTCGACACCACGTCGCTCAACGTGCACCAGCTGGGTCAACGGCTCCGTGCCGCGTTCGGCGAACCGGGGTCGCGGGGCCTGCGCGCCTCGGTCATGTCGTTCGGCTTCAAGTACGGCATCCCGATCGACGCCGACATGGTCGCCGACATGCGCTTCCTGCCCAATCCCTACTGGGACCCGGAGCTCCGGCCCATGAGCGGGCTCGACGCCCCGGTCCGTGACTACGTCCGCAGCCAACCCCGGGCCGAGGAGTTCCTCGACCAGTACGAGGACCTCATCTCGCTGCTGACCGACGGCTTCCTGCACGAGGACAAGCACTTCCTGACCCTCGCGATCGGCTGCACCGGCGGACGCCACCGGTCGGTGGCGATGTCGGAGGCGTTCGCCGAGCGGTTGAGGGCCCACGGCGTCAGCACGTTGGTGGTGCACCGCGACCTGGGGCGCGAGTGA
- a CDS encoding putative protein N(5)-glutamine methyltransferase produces the protein MTDLLVARLRAAGCVFAEDEAALLRAEAGGVRLEDLVVRRVAGEPLESVLGWVELDGMRLRVGPGCFVPRRRTLLLARAAIAASPSTLVELCCGVAPVAALVARARPGVRVHASDLDPVPLELARANLAGHDGAVHRDLFAALPPSLRGQIDVLAANAPYVPTEQIAMMPPEARVHEPAHALDGGRDGLDLHRRVAAEAPRWLRPGGVLLIETSVRQAPGTAATCAAAGLDPEILRDEELDATAVRAVLPAGASPETAATR, from the coding sequence GTGACCGACCTCCTCGTCGCGCGCCTGCGGGCGGCTGGCTGCGTCTTCGCCGAGGACGAGGCGGCCCTGCTCCGTGCCGAGGCCGGCGGCGTGCGTCTCGAGGACCTGGTGGTCCGTCGGGTCGCGGGGGAGCCCCTCGAGAGCGTGCTCGGATGGGTCGAGCTCGACGGGATGCGACTTCGAGTCGGCCCGGGCTGCTTCGTTCCGCGACGCCGCACGCTGCTCCTGGCACGCGCCGCGATCGCCGCCTCGCCCTCGACGCTCGTCGAGTTGTGCTGCGGCGTCGCACCGGTGGCCGCTCTCGTGGCTCGTGCGCGGCCGGGTGTGCGGGTCCACGCCTCGGACCTCGACCCGGTGCCGCTCGAGCTCGCGCGGGCCAACCTCGCGGGTCACGACGGAGCGGTCCACCGCGACCTGTTCGCCGCGCTCCCACCGTCGCTGCGCGGGCAGATCGACGTGCTGGCGGCCAACGCGCCGTACGTCCCGACCGAGCAGATCGCGATGATGCCGCCGGAGGCGCGGGTCCACGAGCCCGCGCACGCCCTGGACGGCGGCCGAGACGGTCTCGACCTGCACCGTCGGGTGGCCGCGGAGGCGCCGCGATGGCTGCGCCCGGGCGGGGTGCTGCTGATCGAGACCTCGGTGCGCCAAGCGCCGGGCACCGCCGCGACCTGCGCCGCCGCGGGACTCGATCCCGAGATCCTGCGCGACGAGGAGCTCGACGCCACGGCCGTGCGGGCCGTCCTTCCGGCGGGGGCCTCACCGGAGACCGCCGCGACTCGATAG
- the uvrA gene encoding excinuclease ABC subunit UvrA, with translation MSSIDQIIVRGAREHNLKDISLDLPRDALIVFTGLSGSGKSSLAFDTIFAEGQRRYVESLSAYARQFLGQMDKPDVDFIEGLSPAVSIDQKSTSRNPRSTVGTITEVYDYLRLLYARAGRAHCPECGEPITRQTPQQIVDRILTAEEGTRFQVLAPIIRGRKGEYLELFRQLQSQGFSRAVVDGEVHLLADEPPKLAKQKKHTIDVVVDRLQVKRSAQQRLTESIETALGLADGLVIIDYVDLADDHPERTRRFSEKLACPNDHPLAVDELEPRSFSFNAPFGACAECHGLGVRMEVDPELVVPDPHKSLDEGAIAPWTFNQMSDYFLRILQSLGEEMGFRTDVPYGELSDDVQKILMYGRPGKVHVVYKNRYGRRREYDTVFDGAVEFVQRRHAETDSETNRERLEGFMREVPCGACDGTRLKPVIRAVLLDHPELGPKNIAEVSNLSIAEAAVYLRGLAMNDRELQIGERVLKEIDERLQFLLDVGLDYISLDRAAGSLSGGEAQRIRLATQIGAGLVGVLYVLDEPSIGLHQRDNKRLIETLQRLRDLGNTLIVVEHDEDTIAVADWVVDIGPGAGEHGGQVIVSGPVSELLESPDSITGKYLSGREKIPVPDVRRPREKDRQLTVRGARENNLRDIDVAFPLGQLVAVTGVSGSGKSTLVNDILYRSLARTIYGARTIPGRHRTIDGLDQVDKVIHVDQSPIGRTPRSNPATYTGVFDHVRKLFAQTPEAKMRGYQQGRFSFNIKGGRCEACSGDGTIKIEMNFLPDVYVPCEVCHGARYNRETLEVHYKGKTIAEILDMPIEEAADFFEAIPAIARHMRTLVDVGLGYVRLGQPAPTLSGGEAQRVKLAAELQKRSTGRTLYVLDEPTTGLHFEDIRKLLLVLGRIVDTGNSVVVIEHNLDVIKTADWIVDMGPEGGSGGGIVVAEGTPEDVAKVEASHTGRYLAPLLAP, from the coding sequence GTGAGCAGCATCGACCAGATCATCGTCCGGGGCGCTCGCGAGCACAACCTCAAGGACATCTCGCTCGACCTCCCGCGCGACGCGCTCATCGTCTTCACGGGCCTGTCCGGCTCCGGCAAGTCCTCCCTCGCGTTCGACACGATCTTCGCCGAGGGCCAGCGCCGCTACGTCGAGTCCCTGTCGGCCTACGCCCGTCAGTTCCTGGGACAGATGGACAAGCCCGACGTCGACTTCATCGAGGGCCTCTCGCCCGCCGTGTCGATCGACCAGAAGTCCACCTCCCGCAATCCTCGGTCCACGGTGGGCACCATCACCGAGGTCTACGACTACCTGCGCCTGCTGTACGCCCGCGCCGGTCGGGCCCACTGCCCCGAGTGCGGCGAGCCCATCACGCGACAGACCCCCCAGCAGATCGTCGACCGCATCCTCACCGCCGAGGAGGGCACCCGCTTTCAGGTGCTCGCCCCGATCATCCGCGGGCGCAAGGGCGAGTACCTCGAGCTCTTCCGGCAGCTGCAGTCGCAGGGCTTCAGCCGGGCCGTCGTCGACGGCGAGGTCCACCTCCTCGCCGACGAGCCGCCGAAGCTCGCCAAGCAGAAGAAGCACACGATCGACGTCGTCGTCGACCGGCTGCAGGTCAAGCGCAGCGCCCAGCAGCGACTCACCGAGTCGATCGAGACGGCGCTCGGCCTGGCTGACGGCCTGGTCATCATCGACTACGTCGACCTCGCCGACGACCACCCCGAGCGCACCCGCCGGTTCTCCGAGAAGCTCGCCTGCCCCAACGACCACCCCCTCGCGGTCGACGAGCTCGAGCCGCGCTCGTTCTCGTTCAACGCCCCGTTCGGCGCCTGCGCCGAGTGCCACGGGCTCGGCGTGCGCATGGAGGTCGATCCCGAGCTCGTGGTGCCCGACCCGCACAAGTCGCTCGACGAGGGCGCGATCGCGCCGTGGACGTTCAACCAGATGTCTGACTACTTCCTGCGCATCCTGCAGTCGCTCGGCGAGGAGATGGGCTTCCGCACCGACGTGCCCTACGGCGAGCTCTCCGACGACGTGCAGAAGATCCTGATGTACGGCCGTCCCGGCAAGGTGCACGTCGTCTACAAGAACCGCTACGGCCGCCGGCGCGAGTACGACACCGTGTTCGACGGTGCCGTCGAGTTCGTGCAGCGACGTCACGCCGAGACCGACTCCGAGACCAACCGCGAGCGTCTCGAGGGCTTCATGCGCGAGGTGCCCTGCGGCGCCTGCGACGGCACCCGGCTCAAGCCCGTCATCCGGGCGGTCCTGCTCGACCATCCCGAGCTCGGTCCCAAGAACATCGCCGAGGTCAGCAACCTGTCGATCGCCGAGGCTGCGGTGTACCTGCGCGGCCTCGCGATGAACGATCGCGAGCTGCAGATCGGTGAGCGGGTGCTCAAGGAGATCGACGAGCGCCTGCAGTTCCTGCTCGACGTCGGGCTCGACTACATCTCGCTCGACCGCGCCGCCGGGTCCCTCTCGGGCGGTGAGGCCCAGCGCATCCGGCTCGCCACACAGATCGGCGCCGGCCTGGTCGGCGTGCTCTACGTGCTCGACGAGCCCTCGATCGGCCTGCACCAGCGCGACAACAAGCGACTCATCGAGACGCTCCAGCGCCTGCGCGACCTCGGCAACACGCTGATCGTCGTCGAGCACGACGAGGACACCATCGCGGTGGCCGACTGGGTCGTCGACATCGGTCCGGGCGCGGGCGAGCACGGCGGCCAGGTCATCGTGTCCGGCCCGGTCTCCGAGCTCCTCGAGAGCCCCGACTCCATCACGGGCAAGTACCTGTCGGGCCGTGAGAAGATCCCGGTCCCCGACGTCCGTCGTCCGCGCGAGAAGGACCGCCAGCTCACCGTCCGCGGTGCGCGCGAGAACAACCTGCGCGACATCGACGTCGCGTTCCCGCTCGGCCAGCTCGTCGCGGTCACGGGCGTCTCCGGCTCCGGCAAGTCCACGCTGGTCAACGACATCCTCTACCGGTCGCTGGCCCGCACGATCTACGGCGCCCGCACGATCCCGGGCCGGCACCGCACGATCGACGGTCTCGACCAGGTCGACAAGGTCATCCACGTCGACCAGTCGCCGATCGGTCGCACCCCCCGCTCCAACCCGGCCACCTACACGGGCGTGTTCGACCACGTGCGCAAGCTGTTCGCGCAGACCCCCGAGGCCAAGATGCGCGGCTACCAGCAGGGGCGGTTCTCGTTCAACATCAAGGGCGGACGCTGCGAGGCGTGCTCCGGCGACGGCACGATCAAGATCGAGATGAACTTCCTGCCCGACGTCTACGTGCCGTGCGAGGTCTGCCACGGCGCCCGCTACAACCGCGAGACGCTCGAGGTGCACTACAAGGGCAAGACCATCGCCGAGATCCTCGACATGCCGATCGAGGAGGCCGCCGACTTCTTCGAGGCCATCCCGGCCATCGCTCGGCACATGCGCACCCTCGTCGACGTCGGCCTGGGCTACGTCCGCCTCGGCCAGCCCGCGCCCACCCTCTCCGGCGGTGAGGCGCAGCGCGTCAAGCTCGCGGCCGAGCTGCAGAAGCGGTCCACGGGCCGCACGCTGTACGTCCTCGACGAGCCCACGACGGGCCTGCACTTCGAGGACATCCGCAAGCTCCTGCTCGTGCTGGGGCGCATCGTCGACACCGGCAACTCGGTCGTGGTGATCGAGCACAACCTCGACGTCATCAAGACCGCCGACTGGATCGTCGACATGGGCCCTGAGGGAGGCAGCGGCGGCGGCATCGTCGTCGCCGAGGGCACGCCCGAGGACGTCGCGAAGGTGGAGGCCAGCCACACCGGTCGCTACCTCGCGCCACTGCTGGCCCCGTGA
- the uvrC gene encoding excinuclease ABC subunit UvrC codes for MADPATYRPRTGEIPTEPGVYKFRDAEARVIYVGKAKSLRQRLTSYFADPDGLHERTRRMVTTAAAVEWTVVGTEVEALQLEYTWIKQFDPRFNVKYRDDKSYPWLAFTVGEEVPRVQVMRGSQRKGVRYFGPYSHAWAIRDTVDTLLRVFPMRSCSAGTFRSARASGRPCLLGDIGKCAAPCVGRVTPEEHREIVDDFIGFMGGSTKVITRELKQKMQRASDDLEFELAAKYRDDLGALDKVLEKQTVVLPDGTDADVLGFAADPLEVAVQIFSVRGGRIRGQRGWVADRADEADLPELVQRAVMTLYADGAPTAVPREVLVPVLPSDATLVEELLGEHRGGPVRFRVPQRGDKRSLLETVEQNAKQALARHKMKRAGDLTTRSVALEELQAALGLPDAPLRIECFDISNLQGTEIVASMVVFEDGLARKSEYRRFVVRHEGQSDVAAMHEVVTRRFKRHLDGPQAVEAGDLPPEPAEAVAEKRRFAYAPALVVVDGGPPQVAAAQQAFDELGITDVALVGLAKRLEEVWLPNDEHPVILPRTSEGLYLLQRVRDEAHRFAITHHRKRRSTSMTASALDEVEGLGPTRRAAVMKHFGSLKKLRAATVDEIAGVPGIGRTTAESIATALAGSARPTAVNTATGEIIEE; via the coding sequence ATGGCGGATCCGGCGACCTATCGACCCAGGACGGGGGAGATCCCCACCGAGCCGGGGGTCTACAAGTTCCGCGACGCCGAGGCTCGTGTCATCTACGTCGGCAAGGCCAAGTCGCTGCGCCAGCGGCTCACCTCGTACTTCGCCGATCCCGACGGCCTGCACGAGCGCACCCGACGCATGGTCACGACGGCGGCGGCCGTCGAGTGGACCGTCGTGGGCACCGAGGTCGAGGCCCTGCAGCTCGAGTACACCTGGATCAAGCAGTTCGACCCGCGGTTCAACGTCAAGTACCGCGACGACAAGTCCTACCCCTGGCTCGCGTTCACGGTGGGTGAGGAGGTGCCGCGCGTGCAGGTCATGCGCGGCTCGCAGCGCAAGGGCGTGCGCTACTTCGGCCCCTACTCGCACGCGTGGGCCATCCGCGACACCGTCGACACCCTGCTGCGGGTCTTCCCCATGCGCTCCTGCTCGGCCGGCACCTTCCGCAGTGCTCGCGCCAGCGGCCGACCGTGCCTCCTGGGCGACATCGGCAAGTGCGCCGCGCCCTGCGTCGGCCGGGTCACCCCCGAGGAGCACCGCGAGATCGTCGACGACTTCATCGGCTTCATGGGCGGCAGCACCAAGGTCATCACCCGCGAGCTGAAGCAGAAGATGCAGCGGGCGTCCGACGACCTCGAGTTCGAGCTGGCGGCCAAGTACCGCGACGACCTGGGCGCGCTCGACAAGGTGCTCGAGAAGCAGACCGTCGTGCTCCCCGACGGCACCGACGCCGACGTCCTGGGCTTCGCCGCCGACCCGCTCGAGGTCGCGGTGCAGATCTTCTCGGTCCGGGGCGGCCGCATCCGCGGCCAGCGCGGCTGGGTCGCCGACCGTGCCGACGAGGCCGATCTGCCCGAGCTCGTGCAGCGCGCGGTCATGACCCTGTACGCCGACGGAGCACCCACCGCTGTGCCGCGTGAGGTGCTTGTGCCGGTCCTGCCCTCCGACGCGACGCTCGTCGAGGAGCTGCTGGGTGAGCACCGCGGCGGCCCCGTCCGGTTCCGCGTCCCGCAGCGGGGCGACAAGCGCAGCCTGCTGGAGACGGTCGAGCAGAATGCCAAGCAGGCGCTCGCGCGACACAAGATGAAGCGTGCCGGCGACCTCACCACGCGCAGCGTCGCGCTCGAGGAGCTGCAGGCGGCGCTCGGGCTGCCCGACGCGCCGCTGCGCATCGAGTGCTTCGACATCTCCAACCTGCAGGGCACCGAGATCGTCGCCTCCATGGTGGTGTTCGAGGACGGTCTGGCCCGCAAGTCCGAGTACCGGCGGTTCGTCGTGCGGCACGAGGGGCAGAGCGACGTCGCCGCCATGCACGAGGTCGTCACACGCCGCTTCAAGCGGCATCTGGACGGCCCGCAGGCGGTCGAGGCGGGCGACCTCCCGCCCGAGCCCGCCGAGGCCGTCGCCGAGAAGCGACGGTTCGCCTACGCCCCGGCGCTCGTGGTCGTCGACGGCGGTCCGCCGCAGGTCGCCGCGGCGCAGCAGGCGTTCGACGAGCTCGGTATCACCGACGTCGCGCTCGTCGGCCTGGCCAAGCGTCTCGAGGAGGTGTGGCTCCCGAACGACGAGCACCCCGTCATCCTCCCGCGCACCAGCGAGGGGCTCTACCTGCTGCAGCGGGTGCGCGACGAGGCACACCGGTTCGCGATCACGCACCACCGCAAGCGGCGCAGCACGTCGATGACCGCGTCGGCGCTCGACGAGGTCGAGGGGCTGGGCCCGACACGTCGTGCGGCGGTCATGAAGCACTTCGGCTCGCTCAAGAAGCTGCGGGCCGCCACGGTCGACGAGATCGCCGGGGTGCCCGGCATCGGACGCACTACGGCAGAATCGATCGCCACGGCCCTCGCCGGGTCGGCGCGGCCCACTGCGGTCAACACGGCGACCGGCGAGATCATCGAGGAATGA